In a single window of the Aridibaculum aurantiacum genome:
- a CDS encoding Glu/Leu/Phe/Val family dehydrogenase — protein sequence MSENQQYSFFESVLRSFDKAARFTSWDPGILEQIKACNSVYRMKFPVKIGDSVEVIEAYRVQHSHHKTPCKGGIRFSMEVNQDEVMALAALMTYKCAIVNVPFGGGKGGIKIDPKRYTPYELEKITRRYTAELIKKNFIGPGTDVPAPDYGTGAREMAWILDTYVAMHPGEVDAAACVTGKPVSQGGVRGRTEATGLGVFYGIREICNMPDVMEKLGLSVGMKDKTVVVQGLGNVGYHSAKFFREGGAKVIAIAEWEGAIFNADGLNEEEVFQHRKTTGTILNFPGSTNLAINTDALELECDILIPAALENVINNVNAPKVKAKIIGEAANGPLTPEADEILSAKGTLVVPDMYLNAGGVTVSYFEWLKNLSHVRYGRMEKRFTENMNKHILGQIEDLTGKQVSESERKFIEHGADEVDLVHSGLEETMITATREIMDIWKSNPEIPDMRTAAYISAINKVATSYAELGIFP from the coding sequence ACAGATAAAAGCTTGCAACAGCGTTTACCGCATGAAGTTTCCAGTAAAAATAGGAGATAGTGTAGAAGTAATAGAAGCTTATCGTGTGCAGCACAGCCACCATAAAACACCATGTAAAGGTGGTATTCGCTTTAGCATGGAAGTAAACCAGGATGAGGTAATGGCGCTTGCTGCACTTATGACCTATAAGTGCGCCATTGTGAACGTGCCTTTTGGTGGTGGTAAAGGTGGTATCAAGATCGATCCAAAGAGATACACTCCATACGAACTGGAAAAGATCACCCGCCGTTATACTGCAGAACTTATCAAGAAGAATTTTATAGGACCTGGCACTGACGTTCCGGCTCCGGATTATGGAACAGGTGCAAGAGAAATGGCATGGATACTTGATACCTATGTAGCCATGCACCCAGGTGAAGTAGATGCTGCTGCTTGTGTTACCGGTAAGCCAGTATCTCAAGGTGGTGTTCGTGGTCGTACAGAGGCTACAGGTCTTGGTGTGTTCTACGGCATCCGCGAAATCTGCAACATGCCGGATGTAATGGAAAAATTGGGTCTGTCTGTAGGTATGAAAGACAAGACAGTTGTAGTGCAAGGATTAGGTAACGTAGGATATCACAGCGCAAAATTCTTTAGAGAAGGTGGTGCTAAAGTGATTGCCATTGCAGAATGGGAAGGTGCAATCTTCAACGCTGATGGATTGAATGAAGAGGAAGTTTTCCAGCATCGTAAGACTACAGGAACCATTCTGAATTTCCCTGGCTCTACCAATCTTGCTATCAATACAGATGCATTAGAACTAGAGTGCGACATCCTTATACCAGCTGCACTTGAGAATGTGATCAACAATGTAAATGCGCCAAAAGTAAAAGCTAAGATAATTGGTGAAGCAGCTAACGGTCCTCTTACTCCGGAAGCTGATGAGATACTTTCTGCTAAAGGCACACTGGTAGTACCAGATATGTACCTAAATGCAGGTGGTGTTACTGTGAGCTATTTTGAATGGCTGAAGAACCTGAGCCACGTGCGTTATGGTCGTATGGAAAAGCGTTTTACTGAGAATATGAACAAACATATCCTTGGCCAGATAGAAGACCTGACCGGTAAGCAGGTAAGCGAATCTGAGCGCAAGTTCATTGAGCATGGAGCTGATGAAGTAGACCTTGTACATTCAGGATTGGAAGAAACGATGATCACTGCTACCCGCGAGATCATGGACATCTGGAAGTCAAATCCAGAAATTCCAGACATGCGTACGGCAGCATACATCAGCGCTATCAATAAAGTAGCAACCAGCTATGCTGAATTAGGAATTTTCCCTTAG